A single region of the Agromyces sp. Leaf222 genome encodes:
- a CDS encoding DNA topoisomerase IB, with the protein MPRLRHVEPYAAPGYTRVRRGRGFAYVHADGGSAGRAERARIIDLAIPPAWNEVWIADRPNAHILAVGVDAAGRRQYLYHPAWREAQDAMKFERMLELARVLPAARRSAARDLALPDLPRERVLAAAFRTLDAGAIRVGSEESLAGFRSRGLTTLLVRNAAVEGDAVRLRFRAKGGIRQDLAIPDAALAGFVERARERSAAGRLYAWIDGRRFRALGPVDVNEHIRLQTGGDFTAKDFRTLRGTVAAAERLAELGPTTTARAGRDAMRDAVEHASSVLGNTPTIAKGSYIDPRVFAAYEQQRTLSLRGARERALLELLADDED; encoded by the coding sequence ATGCCGCGGCTCAGGCACGTCGAACCGTACGCCGCACCCGGGTACACCCGGGTGCGGCGTGGTCGCGGGTTCGCCTACGTGCACGCCGACGGCGGCTCGGCCGGGCGTGCCGAGCGGGCGAGGATCATCGACCTCGCGATCCCGCCGGCGTGGAACGAGGTCTGGATCGCCGACCGGCCGAACGCCCACATCCTCGCCGTCGGGGTGGATGCCGCGGGCCGGCGCCAGTACCTCTACCACCCGGCCTGGCGCGAGGCGCAGGACGCCATGAAGTTCGAGCGGATGCTCGAACTCGCGCGGGTGCTGCCGGCGGCGCGGCGCTCGGCCGCGCGGGATCTCGCCCTCCCCGACCTGCCGCGCGAGCGCGTGCTCGCCGCGGCGTTCCGCACGCTCGACGCCGGTGCGATCCGCGTGGGCTCGGAGGAGTCGCTCGCCGGCTTCCGCAGCCGGGGGCTGACGACCCTGCTCGTGCGCAACGCCGCCGTCGAGGGCGACGCGGTGCGGCTGCGCTTCCGGGCGAAGGGCGGCATCCGCCAGGACCTCGCGATCCCGGATGCCGCGCTCGCCGGGTTCGTCGAGCGTGCCCGGGAGCGGTCGGCGGCCGGGCGCCTCTACGCGTGGATCGACGGTCGCCGATTCCGCGCGCTCGGCCCGGTGGACGTCAACGAGCACATCCGGCTGCAGACGGGGGGCGACTTCACCGCGAAGGACTTCCGCACCCTGCGCGGCACGGTGGCCGCAGCCGAACGCCTCGCCGAGCTCGGGCCGACGACGACCGCGCGGGCCGGCCGCGACGCGATGCGCGACGCCGTCGAGCATGCGAGCTCCGTGCTCGGCAACACGCCGACGATCGCGAAGGGCAGCTACATCGACCCTCGCGTCTTCGCGGCCTACGAGCAGCAGCGCACGCTCTCGTTGCGCGGGGCGCGCGAGCGCGCGCTGCTCGAGCTGCTCGCCGACGACGAGGACTGA
- a CDS encoding Rho termination factor N-terminal domain-containing protein, which produces MPGRRNASLKDPELYETLRDEGASKEKAARISNAAAAQGRSAIGRKGGESGDYEDWTVADLRKRAKDLGLTGYSGRRKAELISMLRDH; this is translated from the coding sequence ATGCCAGGACGCAGGAACGCCTCGCTGAAGGATCCGGAGCTCTACGAGACCCTCCGCGACGAGGGGGCCTCGAAGGAGAAGGCCGCGCGCATCTCGAATGCCGCCGCCGCGCAGGGTCGCAGCGCGATCGGCCGCAAGGGCGGCGAGAGCGGCGACTACGAGGACTGGACCGTCGCCGACCTGAGGAAGCGCGCGAAGGACCTCGGCCTCACGGGCTACAGCGGCAGGCGCAAGGCCGAGCTCATCTCGATGCTTCGAGACCACTGA